A genome region from Myroides fluvii includes the following:
- a CDS encoding glycosyltransferase: MLSIVIPVYNYNILPLVEQLHREAFSLNIPFELLVCDDASTQVYHPEQLEAFPYLRWFSNPVNQHVAYTRNRLLKTAQYPWVLLLDADVMPVSTTFIQQYLEQRNKGYFFQGGFTYPLSTASTKRSLRFVYGSEIEQHKHLHSCCNLFFNQRELQLQFDEEITEYGYEDTLFFFALQKRGIDVTRLNNPVIHHSTESNQTYLNRSTQACWGLAQLVEQGKIKTAEVQLSRVYSQLEKARISPLLYGINWLLKRPIQRNLLGKNPSMPVFKLFKLLEFHKAKVAIRKSKSTAVTP; this comes from the coding sequence ATGTTATCTATTGTTATACCTGTTTATAATTACAATATTCTACCTTTAGTAGAGCAATTACATCGAGAAGCATTTTCTTTGAACATTCCTTTTGAATTATTGGTTTGTGACGATGCCTCCACTCAGGTATATCATCCAGAGCAACTCGAAGCTTTTCCTTATTTACGTTGGTTTTCAAATCCTGTAAATCAACACGTTGCTTATACTCGTAATCGCTTGCTGAAAACGGCACAATACCCGTGGGTCTTACTCCTAGATGCGGATGTTATGCCTGTCTCTACTACCTTTATTCAGCAGTACCTCGAGCAACGAAACAAGGGCTATTTTTTTCAGGGTGGGTTTACTTACCCTCTTTCTACTGCTTCAACTAAGCGTTCCTTGCGCTTCGTTTATGGTTCTGAAATAGAACAACACAAACACCTGCATTCGTGCTGTAATCTCTTTTTTAATCAGCGGGAATTGCAACTTCAGTTCGATGAGGAAATTACCGAATATGGTTATGAGGATACCCTATTTTTCTTCGCTTTACAAAAGAGAGGAATTGACGTTACCCGCCTGAATAATCCCGTGATTCACCACAGCACCGAAAGCAATCAAACCTATTTGAATCGCAGTACACAAGCTTGTTGGGGCTTAGCCCAATTAGTTGAACAAGGCAAGATCAAAACAGCAGAAGTACAATTGAGTCGAGTGTATAGCCAACTAGAAAAAGCTCGTATATCTCCTCTTTTATATGGTATTAATTGGCTTTTGAAGCGCCCTATTCAACGCAATCTCCTGGGTAAAAATCCGTCTATGCCTGTGTTTAAACTTTTCAAATTACTTGAATTTCACAAAGCTAAGGTAGCGATTCG